One genomic window of Vicugna pacos chromosome 18, VicPac4, whole genome shotgun sequence includes the following:
- the CHP2 gene encoding calcineurin B homologous protein 2 — MGSRSSHAARIPDVDSIRRETGFSQASLIRLYHRFQALDRNEKGYLSRVDLQQIGALAVNPLGDRIIDSFFPDGSLRVDFPGFVRVLAHFRPVDDEDNGNRDPKEPEPLNSRMNKLRFAFQLYDLDRDGKISRHEMLQVLRLMVGVQVTEEQLESIADRTVQEADEDGDGAVSFLEFAKSLEKMNIEQKMSIRILK, encoded by the exons ATGGGCTCCCGCAGCTCCCACGCCGCCAGGATCCCCGACGTGGACAGCATCCGGCGGGAGACCGGCT TCTCGCAGGCCAGTCTGATCCGCCTCTACCACCGGTTTCAGGCGCTGGACAGGAACGAGAAGGGCTACCTGAG CCGCGTGGATCTGCAGCAGATTGGGGCGCTGGCAGTGAACCCCCTGGGAGACCGCATTATAGACAGTTTCTTCCCTGACGG gagTCTGCGAGTGGATTTCCCAGGCTTTGTCAGAGTCCTGGCTCATTTTCGACCTGTAGATGATGAGGACAACGGAAACCGGGACCCTAAGGAACCTGAACCCCTCAACAGCAGAATGAACAAACTTCGCT TTGCATTTCAGCTCTACGACCTGGACCGAGATGGAAAGATCTCCAGGCATGAGATGCTCCAG GTACTCCGGCTGATGGTCGGGGTACAGGTAACTGAAGAGCAGCTGGAGAGCATCGCTGACCGCACGGTGCAGGAAGCTGACGAAGATGGGGATGGAGCTGTGTCCTTCCTGGAGTTCGCCAAG TCCTTAGAGAAGATGAACATTGAGCAGAAAATGAGCATCCGGATTCTGAAGTGA